The Stigmatella aurantiaca DW4/3-1 genome contains the following window.
ATATCCCTGGCTGCGGTCGCGCGCCGCGTTTCCCCCCGACACACACCCCAGGTTCTTCTCCCGCGCCAGGGCCACCCACCGCTGCAAATGCTCCAGGGCAGCGGCCCTGCCAGGAGGGGCCTCGCCGAGCGTCAGGCACGCGCCCATCCGCCGCCACACCTTCGGGGCCTCCCACTTCGGGAACGCCTGCGACAGGTGCCGGTGCATGCCCTGCAAAGCCCTCGAGAACCCCGCATCGGCCTCCTGGGAAGCCTGGTGGCCTGAGGCCTTGAACAGGCCGTTGATCAGCGACGGCTCGATTCCAGACCGCGCCAGCGCGCGGAGAAACCGGAGGCCCACCTCGCTGAACCCCTCGGGTGCGCCCGAAACCACCTCCACCGGCAGGGTGTAGGAGAGCTTCAGTTCCGGGCGTGCGTCTCGCAAGAGCGAGAGGGCCGCGAGGTGCCGCGCCGGGCCCGCGGTCCCCTCCAGGAAGCTCTCCTCGAAGGCGAAGTCGAGGTGCCGCGCCCCGTAGTTGCGGAGGATGGCTTCGTACAAGGCGGCGATCTTCTGCACTTGGGTCTCTTCGGTTTCGAGCGGCACGCTCGAGGCGCCCCCGAAGGACAGGATGGCGGTGCCCCCGCGGGCCTGGAGCGCCTGGATGTCCACCCGGTTGTAGGGGGACACGGTGGCATCCCCCGAGTGCTCCCGCGCGTCCTCCGAATCGGTCACCGACATGCAGCCGCCCCAGTACACCTTCCGGTCTCCCCGGGGGATGGCCCCCAGGGAGCCAAGGAAGAAGCCCTCTACGCCGCACTCGGCCAGATAGGTGGTGCACTTCGGGGTGGGCCAGGCGTTGAAGTCCACGAACAGGGCCCGTGGCACATCCCACTCCCCGGGCTCCAGGGACGGCTTCACCGCCGGCGCCTCCCGCTCCCGCGACGGATCCGCGCAAAGGCCATTGACCTTGAAGCCGTGGGGAAGAGGCCCCAGCGCCTTGCCGTTCCCCGTCACCCCCACGGTGAACTCCCGCGACTCGCCGTCCGGAATCCTGCGCTTCTCGGCCACCAGGCGGCCTTCGAGGGTGGTGCCTTTCTGAACCCAATCGAGTCCGTAGCCGTTGTTGACCTGCTGATCCGGGGCGATCTCGAAGGCAATCACTGGATTGTCCAGCACCGTGCCGGAGACGTTGGTCAACGTGACCTTGAACTGCGACCACCACAGATTTCCCCCCGGCAACCACTCGGCGCGGGCGACGACGCGTTCTTTTCCGCTCATCCGCTATTGCCTCTCATCCCAGGTTTTTCGTTCCCCAGCGGTGGCGTTGTGGCATGAGCGGAAGACAGGAGGGATTGCCCGGCCGCCAGGGCCCACTGTTGGGCGCGCGTCACACGACATAGACTTCGCGCTCGCACTTCCTCCAGGGAGAACTCGTGAAGGATCTGGACGACATCCTCCGCGCCCGCGTCCGCGCCCCGGGCCCCTATGTGCTGGCCACGGTGGTGGCCGTCGCGGGCTCGGCGTACCGGCGGCCGGGGGCACGCATGCTGATGGCGGAAAGTGGCTGGCTGGCCGGCGGGGTGAGCGGGGGCTGCCTGGAAGGCGACATCGTCCGCAAGGCCTTCTTCTGGACAGCCCAGGGGCCGCACCTGCTGCGCTACGACTCCACGGGCGAGGCCGAAGACGACGAGGGCAGCCTGTCCTTCGCGCTCGGGTGCAACGGCGTGGTGGATGTCCTGCTGGAGCGCTGGGAGCCGGGCCCAGAGGATGCGCTCGCCTTCGCCGCGGAAGCGCGGAAGCAGGAGAAGCGCGCGGTGGTGGCCACGGTGTACCGGGGGCCAGCCCAAGCGGTGGGGGCGAAGCTGCTGCTGCGCGAGGACGGCATGGAGACCAGCCCCCTGTCCGGCCCGCTGCGCGAGCCGGTGCGCGCGGCGGCCGAGGAAGCCCTCCGGGAGGGCCGCACCTGGAGCGGCCCCTGCGGGGGCGCGGACGTGCTGGTGGAAGTGGTGGAGCCTCCCGCCCCGGTGGTGCTGTTCGGCGGCGGCTTCGACGTGGTGCCCATGGTGGCGCAGGCCGTGGGCTTGGGCTGGCACGTGACGGTGGTGGCCGACAAGCCCCTCGACACGCTGAAGCGGCGCTTTCCCCGCGCCCACGCGGTGGTGGCCGCCAAGGCCAGCGAGGTGCTGGACAAAGTCCCCCTCACCCCCCGCACGCTGGCGGTGATGATGACCCACAGCTTGCCGCAGGACACCCAGTTGTTGCCCCGGCTGCTCACCCGGCCGCTGCGCTACCTCGGGGTGCTGGGGCCCCGCTCCCGGATGGATCGGCTGCTCGCGGAGCTGTCCTTCCAGCCCACCCCCGAGCAGCTCGCGGCCCTGCACTCTCCGGTGGGGTTGGACCTTGGGGCGGAAGGGGCCGACGAGGTGGCCCTCTCCATCGCGGCCGAGCTGCGCGCGGTCCTCGCCGAGCGCGAGGGGGGCAAGCTGCGCGAGCGCCAAGCCCCCATCCACGCAGCCCCGCCGCAGGCGCGGAGGCTCGCGTGAAGGTGGGCGCGGTGGTGCTCGCCGCGGGGGGCTCCTCGCGGCTGGGCCAGCCCAAGCAGCTCCTCCACCATGAGGGCCGGACGCTCGTGCGGCGCACCACCGAGACCGCCCTGGCCGCGGGCCTCTCCCCCGTGGTGGTGGTGCTCGGCGCACACCGGGAGGCCGTGGCCGCGGAGCTGGCCGGACTGCCGGTGCACCCCGTTCACAACCCGGACTGGGCGGCGGGCATGGGCGGCTCGCTGCGGGTGGGCCTGCGCGCCCTGCCCCCCGAGTCCGTGGACGCGGCCCTCGTCGTCCTCTGCGATCAGCTCCGCGTGGACGCTCCGCACCTGAGCGCCCTGGTGGACACCTTCTCGCGCACCCAATCCCCCATCGTGGCGTCGGGGTACGCGGGGGCGCGGGGGGTGCCCGTGCTGTTCTCCCGGACACTTTTCGCGGAGCTGGAGGCGCTCGCGCCCGAGGAAGGCGCGCGGCGGGTGATTGCGCGCGAGCCCTCGCGCGTGGTGGAGGTGGCCCTGGCGGGCGGCGCCGAGGATGTGGACACCGCCGCGGACCTCGCGCGCCTTACCGGAGTTCCGCGGGGGTGACGTCCCCCCGGCCGCCCTCCAGGTAGGCGTTGAGCGCCCGCCAGGACTGGAACGCCACGGGCTCCTGCGCGAGCGCGCTCGGGTAGGTGGCCCCCTGGTGGGTGTGCAGCCGCAGCGACCACCGGCCCGGCAACAGGGCCACCCCTTCCACCTCGGCCAGCTCCATGCGCTGGAGCGTGACGGTGTGCGAGGGAAACAGGTAGTGCAGCAGCACCTCCTCCTCGTTTAGCTCTACCCGGTAAAAGCCGCTCAGCAGCGTGGCGTACACCGTGCCGAACAGCAGCGAGAACAGCAGCAAGCTGGCCACCGTCGCCACCGAACCCCGCACAAGGGGCTCCTCCCGGAACACGGACCGGCTGCCCGAGGCGCGCACCAACACCGCATAGAGGCCCGCCGCGAGCCCCACGGACAAGAGCAGAAAAACGACACAGGCCACCCTCGCCCCTGATGCACTGACCAGCTCGTACACCGCCGTTGCTCCTGACCGCATGTCGCACGCTCCGCGCCCAAGGACGCACGGGTGCCCCCGCGCTGACGGGGGGCTGCACAATACCCCCCCCCTCTGACGCCCTTCTCCGTCAGAGAGTTAATCCTCGGCACGCGTTTCGGCTTCAGTTCACGTAGCTCGGCAGCATGGGCAGCCCGTGGAAGAAGCGGCGCCCGCTCTCGAATTGCCGGATGAACGTGTTGCGGTCGTGCAGGAACACCTCCGCCATCATCTCCTCGCCCGCATCCCGGAAAAAGGCCGCGCGGGCCTCGTCACACGCCGTCTCGTACTCGAGAACCAGTGCCTCCCACTCTTCCGGGATTTCGTCCGGGGCCCAGAACTCGTCCTCCCTCAGCCCCGCGTCGCGCTCCAGGGCCTCCAGCTCTCCGCTCAGCGCGCGCACACGCGCATCCGCGGCGAGCGCCTCGTCCGCCATGGCGAGCAGAATGTGCGCCACCAGGAAGAACCCCGCATCGGCCGGCACCGTGCCGGTGTCCCTCGCCTCGCGGAACGCCACCAGCAGCTGCGCGTCCAGTCCGGCATCGTCCAGATCCTCGGCCAGGTGGCGCGTGAGCTGCCGCAGCTCATCCTCGACTTCGCTGGGCATTTCCGGAGAGCGAGGCTTGCCCCGCCGTGTGTTCTTCATGGTTTCTCCAGGTCGACTGCCCACAGCATCTCACGGGGCTCCGACGCCCCCGGGCCACGGAGGACCCCGGGGAGGAGAGGCACGGAAAGGAGGCCGGTGGGTTCAACACCCGCTGTACGTGAACCGCCCAAAGGACATTGCATTCCGGGCCCGGGCGCGCACCTACAGCGGGGTTCCTGGAGCGGTGAGGCCCCGCGGCCCACGGCCATTGAACACAACGTGCCACCGCACGGACGAGATCTGCATTTCCCCCCCCCACGTACCTGGGAGCCAAGATTCAGTCTGTGAATCTGGCCCTGGCCAGCGAAGCCCCAACGTGAGGCAGGAATGCCAAGGACTCCATGGGCCCAACGGGGGTCTGTCTCTCCCCAAACGCTCCTTCGGAAGGAAAGAACACATGTCCGAGCCCATCCTCGGCGAAATCCGGATGTACGCAGGCAGCTCCGCCCCCCCGGGGTGGGCACTGTGCAATGGGCAGCTCTTGCCCATCTCCCTCCACCCCTCGCTCTTCTCGCTCCTGGGGACGAGCTACGGCGGCGACGGGCGGGACACGTTCGCGCTGCCGGACCTGCGCGGGCGCCTGCCCATGCACTGGGGGACAGGCCCTGGCCTGTCACCGCGCACGGTGGGGGCGCGCGGGGGCACGGAGAGCGTGACGCTGACCTCCAGCCAGATGCCCTCGCACGCGCACAAGCTCTCGGCCTTCGCGGGGGAGGGAGACGCCAGCGTGCCCGAAGGCTGCGTCCCCGCGGTGCTCATGAACACCGCCACCCATCAGCCGGCAAACCTCTACAGCGGGGTGCCCAACACCAGCATGAGCCCCAAGGCCATCGGCATCGCGGGGGGGGGCCAGCCCCACGACAACCTGCCGCCCTTTCAGTGCGTGAGCTTCATCATCGCCATCCAGGGCGTGCCTCCGTCGAACCACTGACGGGAGCGCTGCTTCCAAAAAAAACGGGCCCCCGGACCACTCCCTCTCTAGTGATCCGGAGGCCCATCTCCCCAGGCTCAGATGCTTCGGCAGCCCAGGGAGGGGGACAACACATTCATCCCCCCGCGCGAGCCCGGAACCGGGCGAGACGCAGCGCGTCGCCTGCCCATGCGGGAGGGCGAACACTCACGGCGGGGACAAAAGCTAAAAGGGGGCGGAGTCCACGGCGGCTCGCGTCAAGGCCCTGGGGCCCGCGGGCGGGAGGGAAAGCCACGGCGCGCTTCCCCTGCGGTGTGAACTCCTTCATGACGCATTCCTCGCGACGCCTGCCAGAACGGGGGCGTTCCGGCACCTTGCGGCGTCCGTGCCCCTTCATTGTCGATCACCGGGCAACTTGGATCCCTGGTGAATTTAATTTTTCTGTTTTCAGCCTTTCTCGCGGTCAGAGACTCGGTTGACGAGACAACGCTCCAAAGCCCTCCGCGACAGGAGAAGCCCCGAGCCCGCTTGCCCCACCGCGCCAGGAGCCCCATGCAAGGGGCGGCGTTTCAGCGGCAAAGCGAGGCGACGGTGGCAGAGGGCGGGCCGACAGGTTGGCAAAAATCCCAGGTCACGCTCCGCACGACGTTCACCGTGGGCTTTTCCGTGCTGGCGATGGTGGTGTTCGCCGTCCTGGTGATGAAGACACGGGTGGCGCTGACGCTCACGGGCATCGCCGCGCTCCTGGCCCTGGCGCTGGAGCACGGCGTGTCCCTGTTGGAGCGCAAGGGGCTGCGGCGCGGTCTCGCCATCGCCGTGGTGATGATCTCGGGCCTGGCGCTCGTGGGAGGACTGGGAATGCTGCTGATTCCGGCGGCGATGACCCAGGGGGAGGCCCTGCTGACCCAGCTGCCCACGTTGATGGAGGAGGTGCGCTCCTTCCGGCTGTTCCGGATGCTGAGCGAGCACTTTGGCGCGCTGATGCAGTTTGGAGGCACCGTGGCCGCGACCGGCGCAGCGCCTTCTCCTCCCACCGGGACGCTGTCGCTCACGCCGTTGCTGGAAGCCATCGGCGGGGCGGTGAGCATGATGGGGGGCGTGGTCACCATCTTCTTCCTGGTGGTGTTCATGCTGGCGTTCGGCAAAGGCATGCCGCGCTGGTTGATGGAGCAACTGCCCGCGGCACACCGCCAGCGCTACGAGCGGGTCATGCTCAAGGTGTACCAGGCCACGGGCGGCTACCTGTCGGGGCTGTCCCTCATCTGTACGATCAACGCCACGCTCACCACGACGGTGCTGGCGGTGCTGGGGCTGCCGTTCTTCCTACCGCTGGGCATCGTCAGCGGCTTCTCCAGCATGGTGCCGTACGCGGGGCCGGTGGTGGCCGGCGGCTTCATCACGCTGCTGACGTGGGTGACGGGCGGGTGGTTCAAGGGGATGGTGGTGCTCGTCTACTTCCTCATCTATGGCCAGTTGGAGGGCAACGTGCTGGCGCCGCTGGTGTTCCGGCGCACAGTGCACGTCAACCCGCTGCTCACGCTGCTGGCGGTGCTGTTCTGTGTGGAGCTGGCCGGCATCATCGGTGCGATGGTGGCGGTCCCAGTGGTGGCCACCGTGCAGATCATCGTCCGGGAGCTGCTCCAGTTGCGCCAGGAGCGCAACACGAGCCCCCTCCTCTGAAGGGGTCGGCGCAAGGAACCCTATGGACCACGGACTGACCGGCCTTCTGCTCACCCACGGCTCGTATGCGCTGCTGTTCGTGGCGTTGATGGCCGGAGGGGTGGGGCTGCCGCTGCCGGAAGACATCGTGCTCCTGACGGGCGGGGCCCTGGCACATCTGGGCGTGGTGAAGCTGCCGGTGGTCATCGGGGTGTGCTTCGCCGGGGTGCTCAGTGGGGACCTGCTGCTGTTCCACACGGCCCGGAAGCTGGGGCCCGGCATCTACGAGAAGCGCTGGATGAAGGAGCTGCTCACGCCCGAGCGCCGCACCCGCATCGCCGGGCTCTACGCGCGCTTTGGCGGGCGGGTCATCTTCCTGGGCCGGTACATGTTCGTGCTGCGGGTCCCCCTGTTCGCGATGGCGGCGGTGCACGGGGTGAAGACCCGCACGTTCCTGCTCTGGGATGCGCTGGCCCTGAGCCTCAGCGCGCCGCTGCTGGTGAGCCTCGGCTACCTCTTCTCCCACAGCATCGATCGCGTGGCCTCGGGGCTGGGACACGCCGAGCACGTGCTGGCCATCGTGGCGGTGGGCCTCCTGGCGGGTTTCCTCCTGGTGCGCACGCTGCGGGCCCGGCGCGCGGGCTGAGCCCCGTCACGGCTTTCAACAGGCGCTCGAAGCGTCCTGAGCCGCCTCCGGCTGGCTCCGGAAGGGCTTGAGGCGCATCTCCAGCTTGCCATCCACCTTCTCGATGGCGCCGCGGAGCGCGTCCACCTGGGCCA
Protein-coding sequences here:
- a CDS encoding nucleotidyltransferase family protein, with protein sequence MKVGAVVLAAGGSSRLGQPKQLLHHEGRTLVRRTTETALAAGLSPVVVVLGAHREAVAAELAGLPVHPVHNPDWAAGMGGSLRVGLRALPPESVDAALVVLCDQLRVDAPHLSALVDTFSRTQSPIVASGYAGARGVPVLFSRTLFAELEALAPEEGARRVIAREPSRVVEVALAGGAEDVDTAADLARLTGVPRG
- a CDS encoding AI-2E family transporter, which codes for MQGAAFQRQSEATVAEGGPTGWQKSQVTLRTTFTVGFSVLAMVVFAVLVMKTRVALTLTGIAALLALALEHGVSLLERKGLRRGLAIAVVMISGLALVGGLGMLLIPAAMTQGEALLTQLPTLMEEVRSFRLFRMLSEHFGALMQFGGTVAATGAAPSPPTGTLSLTPLLEAIGGAVSMMGGVVTIFFLVVFMLAFGKGMPRWLMEQLPAAHRQRYERVMLKVYQATGGYLSGLSLICTINATLTTTVLAVLGLPFFLPLGIVSGFSSMVPYAGPVVAGGFITLLTWVTGGWFKGMVVLVYFLIYGQLEGNVLAPLVFRRTVHVNPLLTLLAVLFCVELAGIIGAMVAVPVVATVQIIVRELLQLRQERNTSPLL
- a CDS encoding chitinase, whose product is MSGKERVVARAEWLPGGNLWWSQFKVTLTNVSGTVLDNPVIAFEIAPDQQVNNGYGLDWVQKGTTLEGRLVAEKRRIPDGESREFTVGVTGNGKALGPLPHGFKVNGLCADPSREREAPAVKPSLEPGEWDVPRALFVDFNAWPTPKCTTYLAECGVEGFFLGSLGAIPRGDRKVYWGGCMSVTDSEDAREHSGDATVSPYNRVDIQALQARGGTAILSFGGASSVPLETEETQVQKIAALYEAILRNYGARHLDFAFEESFLEGTAGPARHLAALSLLRDARPELKLSYTLPVEVVSGAPEGFSEVGLRFLRALARSGIEPSLINGLFKASGHQASQEADAGFSRALQGMHRHLSQAFPKWEAPKVWRRMGACLTLGEAPPGRAAALEHLQRWVALAREKNLGCVSGGNAARDRSQGYGFAKLLTKPGGLSDVPRGSSLQEPFRHALGLIEAAAALERKARDG
- a CDS encoding phage tail protein translates to MSEPILGEIRMYAGSSAPPGWALCNGQLLPISLHPSLFSLLGTSYGGDGRDTFALPDLRGRLPMHWGTGPGLSPRTVGARGGTESVTLTSSQMPSHAHKLSAFAGEGDASVPEGCVPAVLMNTATHQPANLYSGVPNTSMSPKAIGIAGGGQPHDNLPPFQCVSFIIAIQGVPPSNH
- a CDS encoding DedA family protein encodes the protein MDHGLTGLLLTHGSYALLFVALMAGGVGLPLPEDIVLLTGGALAHLGVVKLPVVIGVCFAGVLSGDLLLFHTARKLGPGIYEKRWMKELLTPERRTRIAGLYARFGGRVIFLGRYMFVLRVPLFAMAAVHGVKTRTFLLWDALALSLSAPLLVSLGYLFSHSIDRVASGLGHAEHVLAIVAVGLLAGFLLVRTLRARRAG
- a CDS encoding XdhC family protein, encoding MKDLDDILRARVRAPGPYVLATVVAVAGSAYRRPGARMLMAESGWLAGGVSGGCLEGDIVRKAFFWTAQGPHLLRYDSTGEAEDDEGSLSFALGCNGVVDVLLERWEPGPEDALAFAAEARKQEKRAVVATVYRGPAQAVGAKLLLREDGMETSPLSGPLREPVRAAAEEALREGRTWSGPCGGADVLVEVVEPPAPVVLFGGGFDVVPMVAQAVGLGWHVTVVADKPLDTLKRRFPRAHAVVAAKASEVLDKVPLTPRTLAVMMTHSLPQDTQLLPRLLTRPLRYLGVLGPRSRMDRLLAELSFQPTPEQLAALHSPVGLDLGAEGADEVALSIAAELRAVLAEREGGKLRERQAPIHAAPPQARRLA